A single window of Mycolicibacterium madagascariense DNA harbors:
- a CDS encoding ATP-binding protein, protein MSRAVESRAVTTFFESSRRHPSALVIEGEAGIGKTTVWLTALDEARGHGFHVLSARAGQAEAGLTYAVLADLLEGVGADVRATLPPLQRIAIDRVLLQGDGTGPATDERVVASAFLGVIDRLADTAPVIVAIDDVQWLDSSSQAVVAFAARRLKGCVGVLVTERSEATTTPTGADWLKLNRLDGVDHVTVGALSLGGLRRVISSRLGRSFSRPTIVRISELSGGNPFYALELARAIDGQSSLADASLPGSLADLVRSRLDQFGEDAQTVLLAAASLGATTVELLARVIEQPPARVVELLEAPETDAIVQISGNRVRFTHPLLARGVYSLVGPARRRQMHRTLADVVEQPELRARHLALASSSADPATLLALDTGADSARARGAPAAAAELLDLAINLGGDTPERRIRCAEHHFRAGASGRAEELLKPTIDQLPPGPLRAAALNLLAAVRIYDDSLADAIDLLDHAVSDGEGDHLLMVRSLLLSSFAYLYSGKLDDSVRQAESALERALDLAQPEQTSQALAMVVLAKCMRGDGVDEQALQRALELEDRDADIPLQFRASAVRAITLAWTGDLEAARLEALDVHQLCLDRGAESDVMVMSSHMAMAEVWRGDFRAAMSVADEAVERAEHIDTQHMRGVSMAIRAMVSAHLGNAEDARAEATAALAIARDCDTPQLAVSALTILGFLEISLGNYADALATLQPLIDAFGETPGSEIRILEHVPDAVEAMINLGQVDEAVPLIERLEADGHRLDRPWLLATGCRGRAMWCAAGGDLDGATRVVTAALAEHDRLPMPFERARTLVLLGQLQRRQRVKQAAADTFGEALREFERMGASLWAERTRVELERTNVGSPRSAVLTPTEQRIAELATSGMTNREVAATLFVSLKTVEANLTQIYRKLGIRSRAQLAMKLRSGRS, encoded by the coding sequence GTGAGCCGGGCGGTGGAATCGCGGGCTGTGACGACGTTCTTCGAGTCGAGCCGGCGCCACCCGTCTGCGTTGGTGATCGAGGGTGAAGCGGGGATCGGCAAGACCACCGTGTGGCTGACCGCGCTCGACGAAGCGCGCGGCCACGGCTTCCACGTGCTCTCGGCGCGGGCCGGGCAAGCCGAGGCGGGCCTCACCTACGCCGTGCTCGCCGACCTGCTCGAGGGCGTCGGTGCCGACGTCCGCGCCACCCTGCCTCCCCTGCAGCGGATCGCGATCGACCGGGTGCTGCTGCAGGGCGACGGCACCGGGCCCGCCACCGACGAACGCGTCGTCGCATCGGCCTTCCTCGGCGTCATCGACCGGCTCGCGGACACCGCTCCGGTGATCGTCGCGATCGACGACGTGCAGTGGCTGGACTCGTCGAGCCAGGCCGTGGTGGCGTTTGCCGCCCGTCGACTCAAGGGCTGCGTCGGAGTGCTCGTCACCGAACGCAGCGAGGCCACTACGACCCCCACCGGCGCCGACTGGTTGAAGCTCAACCGCCTCGACGGCGTCGACCACGTGACCGTGGGGGCGCTGAGCCTCGGCGGACTGCGCAGGGTGATCAGCAGTCGACTGGGGCGATCGTTCTCGAGGCCGACGATCGTCCGCATCAGTGAACTGTCCGGCGGCAACCCGTTCTACGCGCTGGAACTCGCCCGCGCGATCGACGGCCAGTCCAGCCTCGCCGACGCGTCGCTACCGGGGTCGCTCGCCGATCTGGTCCGGTCCCGACTCGACCAGTTCGGCGAGGACGCCCAGACGGTCCTGCTGGCCGCGGCCAGCCTGGGCGCCACGACGGTGGAGTTGCTCGCCCGCGTCATCGAACAGCCCCCCGCACGCGTGGTCGAGTTGCTCGAAGCACCGGAGACCGACGCGATCGTGCAGATCTCGGGCAACCGCGTCCGGTTCACCCACCCGCTGCTGGCCCGCGGCGTCTACAGCCTGGTGGGTCCCGCCCGCCGCCGGCAGATGCACCGCACCCTGGCCGACGTCGTCGAGCAGCCGGAGCTGCGGGCGCGCCACCTCGCCCTGGCCTCGTCGAGTGCGGACCCCGCCACGCTCCTCGCACTCGACACCGGCGCGGACTCCGCGCGCGCCAGGGGTGCGCCCGCCGCGGCCGCCGAACTGCTCGACCTGGCCATCAACCTCGGGGGCGATACCCCCGAGCGCCGCATCAGGTGCGCCGAGCACCACTTCCGCGCCGGTGCCTCCGGACGCGCCGAGGAACTGCTGAAGCCGACCATCGACCAGCTGCCGCCGGGCCCGCTGCGCGCGGCCGCCCTGAATCTGCTTGCGGCCGTGCGGATCTACGACGACAGCCTCGCCGACGCCATCGACCTGCTCGACCACGCGGTCAGCGACGGCGAGGGCGATCACCTCCTGATGGTCCGCAGCCTGCTGCTGTCGTCGTTCGCATACCTCTACTCGGGCAAGCTGGACGACTCCGTGCGCCAGGCCGAGTCGGCGCTCGAGCGGGCCCTCGACCTGGCGCAGCCGGAACAGACGAGCCAGGCCCTCGCCATGGTCGTGCTCGCCAAGTGCATGCGCGGCGACGGGGTCGACGAGCAGGCCCTGCAGCGGGCACTGGAACTCGAAGATCGCGACGCCGACATCCCCCTGCAGTTCCGGGCCAGCGCCGTCCGGGCGATCACGCTGGCCTGGACCGGGGACCTCGAGGCCGCGCGGCTCGAAGCCCTGGACGTGCACCAGCTCTGCCTGGACCGCGGCGCCGAGAGCGACGTGATGGTCATGTCCTCGCACATGGCGATGGCCGAGGTCTGGCGAGGCGACTTCCGCGCCGCGATGTCGGTCGCCGACGAGGCCGTCGAACGCGCCGAACACATCGACACCCAACACATGCGGGGCGTGTCGATGGCGATCCGGGCCATGGTCAGCGCGCATCTGGGCAACGCCGAGGACGCCCGCGCCGAGGCCACCGCCGCGCTCGCGATCGCCCGGGACTGCGACACCCCGCAGCTCGCGGTGTCGGCCCTGACCATCCTCGGCTTCCTGGAGATCTCGCTCGGCAACTACGCCGACGCGCTGGCCACGCTGCAACCCCTGATCGACGCGTTCGGCGAGACGCCGGGTTCGGAGATCAGGATCCTCGAGCACGTGCCCGACGCCGTCGAGGCGATGATCAACCTGGGTCAGGTCGACGAGGCCGTACCCCTGATCGAGCGACTGGAGGCCGACGGCCACCGACTCGACAGGCCGTGGCTGCTGGCGACCGGCTGCCGGGGCCGCGCCATGTGGTGTGCCGCGGGCGGTGACCTCGACGGGGCGACCAGGGTCGTGACGGCCGCCCTCGCCGAGCACGACCGGCTGCCCATGCCGTTCGAGCGGGCGCGGACCCTGGTGCTGCTCGGGCAGCTGCAGCGTCGGCAACGCGTGAAGCAGGCCGCTGCGGACACCTTCGGCGAAGCGCTGCGCGAATTCGAACGGATGGGTGCGTCGCTGTGGGCCGAGCGGACCCGCGTCGAGCTGGAGCGCACCAACGTCGGCAGCCCGCGCAGCGCGGTCCTGACGCCGACCGAGCAGCGGATCGCCGAGCTCGCCACGTCCGGCATGACCAATCGTGAGGTAGCTGCGACGCTGTTCGTCAGCCTCAAGACCGTCGAGGCGAACCTCACCCAGATCTATCGCAAGCTGGGTATACGTTCCCGTGCCCAGCTCGCCATGAAGCTGCGATCGGGTAGATCCTAG
- a CDS encoding SDR family oxidoreductase, whose protein sequence is MAEKVWFITGTSRGFGREWAIAALERGDKVAATARDTSSLDDLVATYGDALLPIELDVTDHDADFAAVKQAHDHFGRLDIVVNNAGYGQFGFIEELSEAEARAQIETNVFGALWITQAALPYLRAQRSGHIIQVSSIGGITAFQNVGIYHASKWALEGFSQALAQEVESFGIHVTLVEPGGFSTDWAGSSAKRAEEIADYAEVHAAAQKARDERSTAPGDPKASAAAILEVVDAEEPPLRVFFGSLPIQLAKADYESRIKTWEQWQPVAELAQG, encoded by the coding sequence ATGGCCGAGAAGGTGTGGTTCATCACGGGGACGTCGCGGGGCTTCGGCAGGGAGTGGGCCATCGCGGCGCTGGAACGCGGTGACAAGGTCGCCGCCACGGCGCGTGACACCTCCTCGCTCGACGACCTCGTCGCCACCTACGGCGACGCGCTGCTGCCCATCGAACTCGACGTCACCGACCACGACGCCGACTTCGCCGCGGTCAAGCAGGCCCACGACCACTTCGGTCGCCTCGACATCGTGGTCAACAACGCCGGGTACGGACAGTTCGGCTTCATCGAGGAGCTCTCCGAGGCCGAGGCGCGCGCCCAGATCGAGACGAACGTCTTCGGCGCTCTGTGGATCACCCAGGCGGCGCTGCCCTACCTACGTGCCCAGCGCAGCGGACACATCATTCAGGTGTCGTCGATCGGCGGCATCACCGCGTTCCAGAACGTCGGGATCTACCACGCGTCGAAGTGGGCACTGGAGGGCTTCTCGCAGGCACTGGCGCAGGAGGTCGAGTCGTTCGGCATCCACGTCACGCTCGTCGAGCCCGGCGGCTTCTCGACCGACTGGGCGGGCTCGTCGGCGAAGCGGGCCGAGGAGATCGCCGACTACGCCGAGGTCCACGCGGCCGCGCAGAAGGCCCGCGACGAACGGTCCACCGCCCCGGGTGACCCCAAGGCGTCGGCCGCCGCGATCCTCGAGGTCGTCGACGCCGAGGAGCCGCCGCTGCGAGTCTTCTTCGGCAGCTTGCCCATTCAGCTGGCCAAGGCCGACTACGAGAGCCGCATCAAGACGTGGGAGCAGTGGCAGCCCGTCGCCGAATTGGCGCAGGGTTGA
- a CDS encoding demethylmenaquinone methyltransferase — MSRATLEKDPHEVASMFDGVARRYDVTNTVLSLGQDRRWRRATRAALQIGPGDTVLDLAAGTAVSTVELAHSGAWCVAADFSVGMLSAGAARDVPKVAGDATKLPFADGVFDAVTISFGLRNVVDHAEGLRELARVTRSGGRLVVCEFSTPTNTLFGTVYKEYLMKALPSVARAVSSNPDAYVYLAESIRAWPDQPALARRIEDAGWSAVRWRNLTGGIVALHAAIKP, encoded by the coding sequence GTGAGCCGCGCAACGCTGGAGAAGGACCCCCACGAGGTGGCGTCCATGTTCGACGGGGTGGCCCGCCGCTACGATGTGACGAACACCGTGCTGTCGCTGGGGCAGGACCGCCGCTGGCGGCGGGCGACGCGGGCGGCGTTGCAGATCGGCCCCGGCGACACGGTTCTGGACCTGGCGGCGGGGACCGCGGTGTCGACCGTCGAGCTGGCCCACTCGGGAGCCTGGTGCGTCGCGGCCGACTTCTCGGTGGGAATGCTGTCGGCGGGCGCGGCGCGCGACGTGCCGAAGGTCGCCGGCGACGCGACCAAGCTGCCCTTCGCCGACGGCGTGTTCGACGCGGTGACGATCAGCTTCGGGCTGCGCAACGTCGTCGACCACGCGGAGGGGCTGCGCGAGCTGGCCAGGGTCACCCGCTCCGGCGGCAGGCTGGTGGTCTGCGAGTTCTCGACCCCGACCAACACGCTGTTCGGCACCGTCTACAAGGAGTACCTGATGAAGGCGCTCCCCTCGGTTGCCCGCGCGGTGTCCAGCAATCCTGATGCCTACGTGTACCTGGCCGAGTCCATTCGCGCCTGGCCCGATCAGCCCGCCCTGGCGCGGCGGATCGAGGACGCCGGCTGGTCGGCGGTGCGCTGGCGCAACCTCACCGGCGGCATCGTGGCGCTGCACGCGGCCATCAAGCCCTGA